In Hemicordylus capensis ecotype Gifberg chromosome 13, rHemCap1.1.pri, whole genome shotgun sequence, a single window of DNA contains:
- the LOC128336640 gene encoding deoxyribonuclease-1-like isoform X1, which produces MMPGPESRCCCHKRRTMKPELPLLVLGVAGLLHPILSLHIGAFNIQTFGDSKLSNETITDLIVSIVSTYDIILVQEVRDSDLSAVKKLMNRLNRAFPDPYGYVVSKPLGRSTYKEQYLFIYREDKVSLLDSYYYDDGCEPCGNDSFSREPFIVRFAAPQTEVKELILVPLHTPPKEAVAEIDTLYDVYLDVRDKWGSEDMLFLGDFNADCSFVRPEDWPHIRLRTSSAFQWLIPDTADTTVTNTVCAYDRIVTTGYRLRDGTLPGTAKVNNFQQTFNLSHKDALAVSDHFPVEVTLKSVQDSSQTAQ; this is translated from the exons ATGATGCCAGGACCAGAGTCTAGATGTTGTTGTCATAagag AAGGACCATGAAGCCAGAGCTGCCTCTGCTAGTGCTGGGGGTTGCTGGCCTCCTGCATCCCATCCTCTCCCTGCACATCGGCGCATTCAACATCcagacctttggggacagcaaaCTGTCCAATGAGACCATCACAGACCTCATTGTCAGC ATTGTGTCCACCTATGACATCATCCTGGTCCAGGAGGTCCGAGACTCTGACCTGAGTGCAGTCAAGAAGCTGATGAACCGCCTCAACAG GGCCTTTCCGGATCCGTATGGCTACGTGGTCAGCAAGCCTTTGGGACGCAGCACCTACAAGGAGCAATACCTGTTCATTTACAG GGAGGACAAGGTCTCGCTTCTGGACAGCTACTATTATGACGATGGCTGCGAGCCCTGTGGGAACGACTCCTTCAGCAGGGAACCCTTCATCGTGAGATTTGCTGCACCTCAGACTG AGGTGAAAGAGCTGATCCTGGTGCCCTTGCACACTCCTCCCAAAGAAGCGGTGGCTGAGATTGACACTCTCTACGACGTCTACTTGGACGTGAGGGACAAGTGGGGGTCTGAG GACATGCTtttcttgggggacttcaatgccgACTGCTCCTTCGTCCGGCCTGAGGACTGGCCCCACATCCGCCTGCGCACCAGCAGCGCCTTCCAGTGGCTCATCCCGGACACTGCAGACACCACCGTGACCAACACCGTCTGTGCCTATGACAG GATAGTGACAACCGGCTACAGGCTGAGGGACGGCACCCTGCCCGGGACGGCCAAAGTCAACAACTTCCAGCAGACCTTCAACTTGAGCCACAAAGAC GCCTTGGCTGTCAGTGACCATTTCCCTGTGGAAGTAACTCTGAAGTCTGTCCAGGATTCTTCCCAAACAGCACAATGA
- the LOC128336640 gene encoding deoxyribonuclease-1-like isoform X2: MKPELPLLVLGVAGLLHPILSLHIGAFNIQTFGDSKLSNETITDLIVSIVSTYDIILVQEVRDSDLSAVKKLMNRLNRAFPDPYGYVVSKPLGRSTYKEQYLFIYREDKVSLLDSYYYDDGCEPCGNDSFSREPFIVRFAAPQTEVKELILVPLHTPPKEAVAEIDTLYDVYLDVRDKWGSEDMLFLGDFNADCSFVRPEDWPHIRLRTSSAFQWLIPDTADTTVTNTVCAYDRIVTTGYRLRDGTLPGTAKVNNFQQTFNLSHKDALAVSDHFPVEVTLKSVQDSSQTAQ, encoded by the exons ATGAAGCCAGAGCTGCCTCTGCTAGTGCTGGGGGTTGCTGGCCTCCTGCATCCCATCCTCTCCCTGCACATCGGCGCATTCAACATCcagacctttggggacagcaaaCTGTCCAATGAGACCATCACAGACCTCATTGTCAGC ATTGTGTCCACCTATGACATCATCCTGGTCCAGGAGGTCCGAGACTCTGACCTGAGTGCAGTCAAGAAGCTGATGAACCGCCTCAACAG GGCCTTTCCGGATCCGTATGGCTACGTGGTCAGCAAGCCTTTGGGACGCAGCACCTACAAGGAGCAATACCTGTTCATTTACAG GGAGGACAAGGTCTCGCTTCTGGACAGCTACTATTATGACGATGGCTGCGAGCCCTGTGGGAACGACTCCTTCAGCAGGGAACCCTTCATCGTGAGATTTGCTGCACCTCAGACTG AGGTGAAAGAGCTGATCCTGGTGCCCTTGCACACTCCTCCCAAAGAAGCGGTGGCTGAGATTGACACTCTCTACGACGTCTACTTGGACGTGAGGGACAAGTGGGGGTCTGAG GACATGCTtttcttgggggacttcaatgccgACTGCTCCTTCGTCCGGCCTGAGGACTGGCCCCACATCCGCCTGCGCACCAGCAGCGCCTTCCAGTGGCTCATCCCGGACACTGCAGACACCACCGTGACCAACACCGTCTGTGCCTATGACAG GATAGTGACAACCGGCTACAGGCTGAGGGACGGCACCCTGCCCGGGACGGCCAAAGTCAACAACTTCCAGCAGACCTTCAACTTGAGCCACAAAGAC GCCTTGGCTGTCAGTGACCATTTCCCTGTGGAAGTAACTCTGAAGTCTGTCCAGGATTCTTCCCAAACAGCACAATGA
- the INTS15 gene encoding integrator complex subunit 15 isoform X1 — MAAAAAPGRPFWPRPATVYHSAAAGRRWRTERVRKRCGSREGRSGKAGTMSDIRHSLLRRDALSAAKEVLYHLDIYFSSQLQNVPLPIVDKGPVELLEEFLFQIPKERGSQPKRMNSLQELQLLEIMCNYFQEQSKDSVRQIIFSSLFSPQGNKADDSRMALLGKLVSMAVAVCRVPVLECAASWLQRTPAVYCVRLAQALVDDYCSLVPGSVQTLKQIFSASPRFCCQFITSVTMLYDMSSDELIPPPDLLEMVVSWIFEDPRLILITFLNTPIAASLPIGFLELTPLSSLIRWCVKAPLAYKRRKPLLSNGHLNGKLAKDSSASEKDCHPLYSKLHLSVLQVLMMLQGHLTEKNLYGRLGLVPFEHVVSLVEEMSRLADELNPPKETELALDRLAQALQVAMASGALLCTREDLRTVCSRLPHNNLLQLVISGPVQQQAHAALHPGFYPPIHTPPLGYPTHPAHPAMPAHPALPAHPVQTFIPGVPFPYRPIR, encoded by the exons ATGGCAGCAGCCGCTGCTCCAGGTCGTCCTTTTTGGCCGCGACCGGCCACCGTCTACCATTCGGCCGCCGCTGGCCGGAGGTGGCGGACGGAGCGGGTGCGGAAGAGGTGCGGAAGCCGCGAGGGACGGAGCGGGAAAGC GGGCACCATGAGCGACATCCGACACTCGCTGCTCCGCCGGGATGCTTTGAGCGCGGCGAAGGAAGTCCTCTACCACCTGGACATCTACTTCAGCAGCCAGCTGCAGAACGTGCCGCTGCCCATCGTGGACAAGGGGCCCGTCGAACTGCTGGAGGAGTTCCTCTTTCAGATCCCCAAGGAGCGCGGCTCCCAGCCCAAG AGAATGAACTCACTGCAGGAGCTTCAGCTGCTGGAGATCATGTGCAACTATTTCCAAGAGCAAAGCAAGGACTCTGTCCGGCAGATCATTTTCTCCTCCCTCTTCAGCCCTCAAGGAAACAAAGCGGATGACAGTAGGATGGCCCTTCTGGGGAAGCTGGTCTCGATGGCAGTCGCTGTCTGTAGGGTGCCCGTCTTGGAGTGTGCAGCTTCATGGCTGCAG CGGACGCCAGCTGTCTACTGTGTGAGACTGGCACAGGCCTTGGTGGACGACTACTGCAGTCTGGTGCCGGGTTCCGTCCAGACCCTGAAGCAGATCTTCAGCGCCAGCCCTCGCTTCTGCTGCCAGTTCATCACGTCGGTCACCATGCTCTATGACATGTCGTCGG aTGAGCTCATCCCCCCTCCGGACTTGCTGGAGATGGTTGTTTCCTGGATCTTCGAGGACCCCCGCTTGATCCTCATCACCTTCTTGAACACGCCCATTGCAGCCAGCCTGCCGATTGGGTTTTTGGAGCTCACTCCGCTCAGCAGCCTGATTCGCTGGTGTGTGAAGGCCCCACTGGCTTACAAAAGGAGGAAGCCCCTTCTGTCGAACGGCCACCTCAACGGGAAGCTGGCTAAGGACTCTTCTGCCTCGGAGAAAGACTGTCATCCTCTGTATTCCAAACTGCACCTCAGCGTCCTCCAGGTCCTGATGATGCTGCAGGGGCACTTGACTGAAAAGAACTTATATGGGCGCCTGGGGCTGGTCCCTTTTGAGCACGTGGTTTCTCTTGTGGAAGAAATGAGCAGGCTGGCAGATGAACTCAACCCACCCAAAGAGACTGAGCTGGCGCTTGACCGGCTGGCTCAGGCCTTGCAGGTGGCCATGGCGTCCGGGGCACTGCTGTGCACGAGAG agGATCTAAGGACGGTCTGCTCCAGACTACCCCATAACAA CCTGCTCCAGCTGGTGATCTCAGGTCCAGTCCAGCAGCAAGCTCATGCTGCTCTGCATCCAGGATTTTATCCACCAATCCACACCCCTCCTCTGGGGTATCCTACCCACCCGGCACACCCAGCAATGCCAGCACACCCTGCTCTCCCTGCCCATCCTGTACAGACGTTCATCCCGGGCGTACCGTTTCCCTACCGCCCTATCCGCTGA
- the INTS15 gene encoding integrator complex subunit 15 isoform X2, with the protein MAAAAAPGRPFWPRPATVYHSAAAGRRWRTERVRKRGTMSDIRHSLLRRDALSAAKEVLYHLDIYFSSQLQNVPLPIVDKGPVELLEEFLFQIPKERGSQPKRMNSLQELQLLEIMCNYFQEQSKDSVRQIIFSSLFSPQGNKADDSRMALLGKLVSMAVAVCRVPVLECAASWLQRTPAVYCVRLAQALVDDYCSLVPGSVQTLKQIFSASPRFCCQFITSVTMLYDMSSDELIPPPDLLEMVVSWIFEDPRLILITFLNTPIAASLPIGFLELTPLSSLIRWCVKAPLAYKRRKPLLSNGHLNGKLAKDSSASEKDCHPLYSKLHLSVLQVLMMLQGHLTEKNLYGRLGLVPFEHVVSLVEEMSRLADELNPPKETELALDRLAQALQVAMASGALLCTREDLRTVCSRLPHNNLLQLVISGPVQQQAHAALHPGFYPPIHTPPLGYPTHPAHPAMPAHPALPAHPVQTFIPGVPFPYRPIR; encoded by the exons ATGGCAGCAGCCGCTGCTCCAGGTCGTCCTTTTTGGCCGCGACCGGCCACCGTCTACCATTCGGCCGCCGCTGGCCGGAGGTGGCGGACGGAGCGGGTGCGGAAGAG GGGCACCATGAGCGACATCCGACACTCGCTGCTCCGCCGGGATGCTTTGAGCGCGGCGAAGGAAGTCCTCTACCACCTGGACATCTACTTCAGCAGCCAGCTGCAGAACGTGCCGCTGCCCATCGTGGACAAGGGGCCCGTCGAACTGCTGGAGGAGTTCCTCTTTCAGATCCCCAAGGAGCGCGGCTCCCAGCCCAAG AGAATGAACTCACTGCAGGAGCTTCAGCTGCTGGAGATCATGTGCAACTATTTCCAAGAGCAAAGCAAGGACTCTGTCCGGCAGATCATTTTCTCCTCCCTCTTCAGCCCTCAAGGAAACAAAGCGGATGACAGTAGGATGGCCCTTCTGGGGAAGCTGGTCTCGATGGCAGTCGCTGTCTGTAGGGTGCCCGTCTTGGAGTGTGCAGCTTCATGGCTGCAG CGGACGCCAGCTGTCTACTGTGTGAGACTGGCACAGGCCTTGGTGGACGACTACTGCAGTCTGGTGCCGGGTTCCGTCCAGACCCTGAAGCAGATCTTCAGCGCCAGCCCTCGCTTCTGCTGCCAGTTCATCACGTCGGTCACCATGCTCTATGACATGTCGTCGG aTGAGCTCATCCCCCCTCCGGACTTGCTGGAGATGGTTGTTTCCTGGATCTTCGAGGACCCCCGCTTGATCCTCATCACCTTCTTGAACACGCCCATTGCAGCCAGCCTGCCGATTGGGTTTTTGGAGCTCACTCCGCTCAGCAGCCTGATTCGCTGGTGTGTGAAGGCCCCACTGGCTTACAAAAGGAGGAAGCCCCTTCTGTCGAACGGCCACCTCAACGGGAAGCTGGCTAAGGACTCTTCTGCCTCGGAGAAAGACTGTCATCCTCTGTATTCCAAACTGCACCTCAGCGTCCTCCAGGTCCTGATGATGCTGCAGGGGCACTTGACTGAAAAGAACTTATATGGGCGCCTGGGGCTGGTCCCTTTTGAGCACGTGGTTTCTCTTGTGGAAGAAATGAGCAGGCTGGCAGATGAACTCAACCCACCCAAAGAGACTGAGCTGGCGCTTGACCGGCTGGCTCAGGCCTTGCAGGTGGCCATGGCGTCCGGGGCACTGCTGTGCACGAGAG agGATCTAAGGACGGTCTGCTCCAGACTACCCCATAACAA CCTGCTCCAGCTGGTGATCTCAGGTCCAGTCCAGCAGCAAGCTCATGCTGCTCTGCATCCAGGATTTTATCCACCAATCCACACCCCTCCTCTGGGGTATCCTACCCACCCGGCACACCCAGCAATGCCAGCACACCCTGCTCTCCCTGCCCATCCTGTACAGACGTTCATCCCGGGCGTACCGTTTCCCTACCGCCCTATCCGCTGA
- the INTS15 gene encoding integrator complex subunit 15 isoform X3 yields the protein MSDIRHSLLRRDALSAAKEVLYHLDIYFSSQLQNVPLPIVDKGPVELLEEFLFQIPKERGSQPKRMNSLQELQLLEIMCNYFQEQSKDSVRQIIFSSLFSPQGNKADDSRMALLGKLVSMAVAVCRVPVLECAASWLQRTPAVYCVRLAQALVDDYCSLVPGSVQTLKQIFSASPRFCCQFITSVTMLYDMSSDELIPPPDLLEMVVSWIFEDPRLILITFLNTPIAASLPIGFLELTPLSSLIRWCVKAPLAYKRRKPLLSNGHLNGKLAKDSSASEKDCHPLYSKLHLSVLQVLMMLQGHLTEKNLYGRLGLVPFEHVVSLVEEMSRLADELNPPKETELALDRLAQALQVAMASGALLCTREDLRTVCSRLPHNNLLQLVISGPVQQQAHAALHPGFYPPIHTPPLGYPTHPAHPAMPAHPALPAHPVQTFIPGVPFPYRPIR from the exons ATGAGCGACATCCGACACTCGCTGCTCCGCCGGGATGCTTTGAGCGCGGCGAAGGAAGTCCTCTACCACCTGGACATCTACTTCAGCAGCCAGCTGCAGAACGTGCCGCTGCCCATCGTGGACAAGGGGCCCGTCGAACTGCTGGAGGAGTTCCTCTTTCAGATCCCCAAGGAGCGCGGCTCCCAGCCCAAG AGAATGAACTCACTGCAGGAGCTTCAGCTGCTGGAGATCATGTGCAACTATTTCCAAGAGCAAAGCAAGGACTCTGTCCGGCAGATCATTTTCTCCTCCCTCTTCAGCCCTCAAGGAAACAAAGCGGATGACAGTAGGATGGCCCTTCTGGGGAAGCTGGTCTCGATGGCAGTCGCTGTCTGTAGGGTGCCCGTCTTGGAGTGTGCAGCTTCATGGCTGCAG CGGACGCCAGCTGTCTACTGTGTGAGACTGGCACAGGCCTTGGTGGACGACTACTGCAGTCTGGTGCCGGGTTCCGTCCAGACCCTGAAGCAGATCTTCAGCGCCAGCCCTCGCTTCTGCTGCCAGTTCATCACGTCGGTCACCATGCTCTATGACATGTCGTCGG aTGAGCTCATCCCCCCTCCGGACTTGCTGGAGATGGTTGTTTCCTGGATCTTCGAGGACCCCCGCTTGATCCTCATCACCTTCTTGAACACGCCCATTGCAGCCAGCCTGCCGATTGGGTTTTTGGAGCTCACTCCGCTCAGCAGCCTGATTCGCTGGTGTGTGAAGGCCCCACTGGCTTACAAAAGGAGGAAGCCCCTTCTGTCGAACGGCCACCTCAACGGGAAGCTGGCTAAGGACTCTTCTGCCTCGGAGAAAGACTGTCATCCTCTGTATTCCAAACTGCACCTCAGCGTCCTCCAGGTCCTGATGATGCTGCAGGGGCACTTGACTGAAAAGAACTTATATGGGCGCCTGGGGCTGGTCCCTTTTGAGCACGTGGTTTCTCTTGTGGAAGAAATGAGCAGGCTGGCAGATGAACTCAACCCACCCAAAGAGACTGAGCTGGCGCTTGACCGGCTGGCTCAGGCCTTGCAGGTGGCCATGGCGTCCGGGGCACTGCTGTGCACGAGAG agGATCTAAGGACGGTCTGCTCCAGACTACCCCATAACAA CCTGCTCCAGCTGGTGATCTCAGGTCCAGTCCAGCAGCAAGCTCATGCTGCTCTGCATCCAGGATTTTATCCACCAATCCACACCCCTCCTCTGGGGTATCCTACCCACCCGGCACACCCAGCAATGCCAGCACACCCTGCTCTCCCTGCCCATCCTGTACAGACGTTCATCCCGGGCGTACCGTTTCCCTACCGCCCTATCCGCTGA
- the NAA60 gene encoding N-alpha-acetyltransferase 60, whose amino-acid sequence MTEEVPPTALSEINLRLLCHDDIDTVKQLCGDWFPIEYPDSWYRDITSNKKFFSLAATYRGTIVGMIVAEIKSRAKVHKEDGDVLASSFPVDTQVAYILSLGVVKEFRKHGIGSLLLESLKDHISTTAQDHCKAIYLHVLTTNNTAINFYENRDFKQHHYLPYYYSIRGVLKDGFTYVLYINGGHPPWTIFDYLQHIGSTLANLSPCTIPQRIYRQAQSLLCSLLPWSGISAKSGIEYSRTM is encoded by the exons ATGACAGAGGAGGTGCCTCCCACTGCACTTAGTGAGATCAACCTTCGCCTTCTGTGCCATGATGACATAGACACCGTCAAGCAGCTCTGCGGAGACTGGTTCCCCATTGA GTACCCTGACTCATGGTATCGAGACATCACTTCCAACAAGAAGTTTTTTTCCCTGGCAGCCACTTACCGAGGCACAATTGTGGGGATGATCGTAGCTGAGATCAAGAGCCGGGCAAAAGTACACAAAGAG GATGGGGACGTTTTAGCTTCCAGTTTTCCAGTTGATACTCAGGTCGCTTACATTTTAAGCCTAGGAGTGGTGAAAGAATTCCGAAAGCATGGCATAG GTTCTCTCTTACTTGAAAGCTTGAAGGATCACATATCGACAACTGCCCAGGACCACTGCAAGGCCATCTATCTGCATGTCCTTACTACAAACAACACTGCAATAAACTTCTATGAAAACAGGGACTTTAAGCAGCACCACTACCTGCCCTATTATTACTCCATAAGGGGTGTCCTCAAAGATGGCTTCACTTACGTCCTGTACATCAACGGTGGGCATCCTCCATGGACAATCTT CGATTATCTTCAGCACATTGGTTCGACCCTGGCCAATTTGAGTCCCTGTACGATTCCCCAGCGGATTTACCGTCAAGCTCAGAGCCTCCTCTGCAGTCTCTTGCCCTGGTCGGGCATTTCGGCAAAAAGTGGCATTGAATACAGCCGGACCATGTGA